One segment of Thermosynechococcus sp. HN-54 DNA contains the following:
- the hemB gene encoding porphobilinogen synthase produces the protein MELTHRPRRLRRTAQIRRLVREHTLTTGDLIYPVFVMEGEDQVQEVPSMPDCYRYTLDRLILELKEVYALGIGAIALFPLIPEHLKDNAGTESYNPEGLVQRSVRAIKAVLPDLLIFTDVALDPYSSEGHDGIVKDGEILNDETVEVLVKQAVSQAAAGADFVAPSDMMDGRVGAIRAGLDAAGYTHVGILAYSAKYASAYYGPFRDALDSAPKFGDKKTYQMDPANVREAVREVSFDIEEGADLVMVKPALAYMDVIAQLKQVSEVPVAAYNVSGEYAMVKAAARNGWIDEKKVVLETLLGFKRAGADVILTYHAKQVAQWLQEGLD, from the coding sequence ATGGAGCTAACCCATCGGCCTCGCCGTTTACGCCGCACGGCTCAAATTCGTCGCTTGGTGCGCGAGCATACCCTAACCACAGGGGATTTGATCTATCCAGTCTTTGTCATGGAGGGGGAAGATCAAGTGCAGGAAGTTCCCTCAATGCCCGACTGCTATCGCTATACGCTGGATCGCCTGATTTTAGAGCTGAAGGAGGTCTATGCCTTGGGCATTGGGGCGATCGCGCTGTTTCCCTTGATTCCTGAGCACCTCAAGGACAATGCCGGCACTGAAAGCTACAATCCTGAGGGCCTTGTCCAGCGATCGGTACGTGCCATTAAGGCTGTCTTACCCGACCTACTGATCTTTACCGATGTCGCCCTTGATCCCTACAGTAGCGAAGGCCACGATGGCATCGTCAAAGATGGCGAGATTCTCAATGATGAAACTGTAGAAGTCTTGGTCAAACAGGCGGTGAGTCAGGCCGCTGCTGGGGCAGATTTTGTTGCCCCTTCCGATATGATGGATGGCCGTGTCGGTGCTATTCGGGCCGGTCTAGATGCCGCCGGCTACACCCATGTAGGAATTCTCGCCTACTCCGCCAAATATGCTTCTGCCTACTATGGCCCTTTTCGCGATGCTTTGGATTCGGCACCGAAGTTTGGCGATAAAAAAACCTACCAAATGGATCCGGCCAATGTCCGCGAAGCGGTGCGGGAGGTCAGCTTCGATATTGAGGAGGGCGCCGATCTGGTGATGGTGAAGCCTGCCCTTGCCTACATGGATGTCATTGCTCAACTCAAGCAGGTGAGCGAGGTGCCCGTGGCCGCCTACAACGTGTCTGGGGAATATGCCATGGTAAAAGCCGCCGCCCGCAATGGCTGGATTGATGAGAAAAAAGTGGTTCTCGAAACCCTCCTCGGCTTTAAGCGTGCCGGTGCCGACGTGATTCTCACGTACCATGCCAAGCAGGTGGCGCAGTGGCTGCAAGAGGGGTTAGATTAG
- a CDS encoding NADPH-dependent FMN reductase has product MLKFIGWAGSLRDGSYSQSALDVAIAKAAAQGVSVERLDLRQMTLPFCTGAESYPDYPDVATFQAKVKEADGILLVTPEYHGSVSGVLKNSLDLLSFEHLSGKVVAMMSVLGGQTNSNALNDLRVILRWVHAWVIPEQVAIGQAWQAFTPEGQLRDPKLDERVDKMIASWIQTTRQLRQASA; this is encoded by the coding sequence ATGCTCAAATTCATTGGTTGGGCAGGGAGTCTGCGGGATGGCTCCTACTCCCAAAGCGCCCTAGATGTTGCCATTGCCAAAGCCGCTGCCCAAGGGGTTAGTGTGGAACGCCTTGACTTACGGCAGATGACGCTTCCCTTTTGTACCGGTGCCGAGAGTTACCCCGACTATCCCGATGTGGCCACCTTTCAAGCCAAGGTCAAGGAAGCCGATGGGATTTTGCTGGTGACCCCAGAGTACCACGGCAGTGTTAGCGGTGTGCTAAAGAACTCCCTTGATCTCCTCAGCTTTGAGCATCTCAGCGGCAAAGTTGTCGCCATGATGAGTGTCCTTGGCGGCCAAACCAACAGCAATGCTCTCAACGATCTACGGGTGATTCTGCGCTGGGTGCATGCTTGGGTGATTCCGGAACAGGTGGCCATTGGTCAGGCGTGGCAAGCCTTTACCCCGGAGGGGCAATTGAGGGATCCCAAGCTCGATGAGCGAGTGGACAAAATGATTGCCAGTTGGATTCAAACCACCCGTCAACTGCGCCAAGCCAGCGCCTAA
- a CDS encoding PAP/fibrillin family protein, translated as MAKIELLMAIAGLNRGILATPRDRKQVAALAASLEAVNPTPDPLNAPEKLAGDWRLIYTSSQALLALDRSPVVKLGQIYQCIRPQQQRIYNIAELYGLPFLEGIISVLARFEPLTQQRVQVYFERSIVGLRQWLNYYSPSQFIPQLHSRQPLIALDVPLNSNDQQGWLDITYLDEDLRIARGNEGSLFVLTRV; from the coding sequence GTGGCAAAGATAGAATTATTGATGGCGATCGCTGGCCTGAATCGAGGCATTCTAGCCACACCGCGCGATCGCAAACAGGTGGCCGCCCTTGCCGCTTCCCTTGAAGCCGTGAATCCCACCCCTGATCCCCTCAATGCCCCTGAAAAATTGGCGGGGGATTGGCGACTGATCTACACCAGTAGTCAGGCTCTTCTCGCCTTAGATCGCTCTCCCGTCGTGAAGCTGGGGCAAATTTATCAGTGCATTCGTCCGCAACAGCAGCGCATCTACAATATTGCTGAACTCTATGGTCTACCCTTCCTTGAAGGGATTATCAGTGTGTTGGCGCGGTTTGAACCCTTAACCCAACAGCGGGTACAGGTGTATTTTGAGCGTTCCATTGTTGGCCTGCGTCAGTGGCTCAATTACTATTCTCCCTCCCAATTCATTCCTCAACTTCACAGCCGTCAGCCCCTGATTGCTCTCGATGTGCCCCTCAACAGCAATGATCAACAGGGCTGGCTTGATATCACTTACCTCGATGAGGATTTGCGAATTGCCCGCGGTAATGAGGGGAGTCTCTTTGTCTTGACCCGTGTATAG
- a CDS encoding glycosyltransferase family 1 protein, which translates to MRIALFTETFLPKIDGIVTRLCQTVRHLQRNGHQVLVVAPEGGLDYYEGAQIYGVSGFPLPLYPELKLALPRPTIGKALEAFEPDLIHVANPAVLGLAGLYYAEKFQLPLVASYHTHLPQYLKYYGLGFLEEILWFLLRLGHNRAQLNLCTSTAMVAELKAHGIRHLDLWQRGVDVELFHPQCQSQEMRHFLSQGHPEAPLLLYVGRLSAEKEIEQIKPILEQIPQARLALVGNGPHREALEKHFAGTPTHFVGYLRGERLAAAFASADVFVFPSRTETLGLVLLEAMAAGCPVVAANSGGIPDIVTDGVNGFLFDPEDPTGAITACQRLFDSPSDRETLRQNARQEAERWSWAAATQQLEQYYRSVLPAPQRHVALSR; encoded by the coding sequence ATGCGGATCGCGCTATTTACCGAGACATTTCTTCCCAAAATTGATGGCATTGTGACCCGCTTGTGTCAAACTGTCCGACATCTGCAACGGAATGGCCATCAGGTGTTGGTGGTGGCTCCCGAGGGCGGGCTAGACTATTACGAAGGCGCGCAGATCTATGGTGTCTCTGGTTTTCCCCTTCCATTGTATCCTGAACTCAAATTAGCCCTGCCGCGACCCACGATTGGTAAAGCCCTAGAGGCCTTTGAACCCGATCTGATCCATGTGGCAAACCCGGCGGTTTTGGGGTTGGCGGGTCTGTACTATGCAGAGAAATTCCAATTACCCTTGGTGGCCTCTTACCACACCCACTTACCGCAATACCTGAAGTACTATGGCTTGGGGTTTCTGGAGGAGATCCTCTGGTTCCTCTTGCGCTTGGGGCATAACCGCGCTCAACTGAATTTGTGTACCTCAACGGCCATGGTGGCAGAACTCAAGGCTCATGGTATTCGCCATCTCGATCTCTGGCAGCGGGGAGTAGATGTGGAGTTGTTCCATCCGCAATGCCAAAGTCAAGAAATGCGCCACTTTCTCAGCCAAGGGCATCCAGAAGCCCCCCTACTGCTCTACGTTGGTCGTCTCTCTGCGGAAAAGGAAATTGAGCAAATTAAGCCCATTCTTGAGCAGATTCCCCAAGCACGGCTGGCGCTAGTTGGCAATGGTCCCCATCGGGAGGCGCTTGAGAAACACTTTGCCGGTACCCCCACCCATTTTGTGGGCTATCTGCGCGGTGAGCGTTTGGCGGCGGCCTTTGCCTCGGCAGATGTCTTTGTTTTTCCCTCGCGCACGGAAACCCTTGGCTTGGTTCTCTTGGAAGCGATGGCCGCAGGCTGCCCTGTGGTGGCTGCCAATAGTGGCGGGATTCCCGATATTGTGACTGATGGGGTGAATGGGTTTTTGTTTGATCCGGAGGATCCGACGGGGGCGATTACTGCTTGTCAGCGCCTCTTTGACTCCCCTAGCGATCGCGAGACTCTCCGCCAAAATGCCCGCCAAGAAGCCGAACGCTGGAGTTGGGCCGCCGCGACCCAGCAATTGGAACAGTACTATCGGTCTGTTTTGCCTGCCCCCCAGCGGCATGTGGCTCTGAGTCGCTAA
- a CDS encoding class I SAM-dependent methyltransferase, with amino-acid sequence MPTGDRGTPQLLAEIEGRIRAAGAISFFDFMALALYHPQWGYYNRPQMQIGRRGDFMTSSCLTRDFSELLTEAFVQMWQALHRPQQFTLLEMGAGEGDVAATVLDYSQEKYPDFFASLEYQIQEQSPTLQQRQRQRLAPWGDRLHWVSASPAADPIVGCIFSNELVDAFPVHRLQWQGGNWQEIYVSLNPQGAFQEVLCPLTDKRIHDYFATVGIAPQQQGYSDGYRTEVNLNLIPWLKDLSQRLERGFVLTIDYGYPARQYYHPARCEGTLQCYYQHRCHDNPYRFVGEQDITAHVDVTALTRYGEQFGLETLYVTRQSLFLMALGLGDRLLAQQRVNGKLLHALNRHQSLHQLIDPLGLGGFYVVLQGKQATLDLPQLSDLDEKLI; translated from the coding sequence ATGCCGACGGGTGATCGCGGCACACCCCAGCTGCTAGCGGAAATTGAGGGTCGAATCAGAGCAGCAGGCGCCATCTCTTTTTTTGACTTTATGGCCCTAGCCCTCTATCACCCCCAGTGGGGTTACTACAACCGTCCACAAATGCAGATTGGGCGGCGGGGCGACTTTATGACCTCTAGTTGTCTGACGAGGGATTTTTCTGAACTGCTCACCGAGGCCTTTGTCCAGATGTGGCAGGCTTTGCATCGACCCCAGCAGTTTACGCTGCTGGAGATGGGGGCGGGGGAGGGAGACGTGGCCGCCACAGTATTGGACTATAGTCAGGAAAAATATCCAGACTTCTTTGCCAGCCTTGAGTATCAGATTCAGGAGCAATCGCCGACTTTGCAGCAACGCCAACGGCAACGCTTGGCTCCTTGGGGCGATCGCCTCCACTGGGTTAGTGCTAGCCCAGCGGCTGACCCCATCGTTGGCTGTATTTTTAGCAATGAACTGGTGGATGCGTTTCCGGTGCATCGGCTGCAATGGCAGGGGGGCAATTGGCAGGAAATTTACGTCAGCCTCAATCCCCAAGGGGCGTTTCAAGAGGTTTTGTGCCCTTTGACCGACAAGCGCATTCATGATTACTTTGCCACCGTCGGCATTGCTCCCCAGCAGCAGGGCTACAGTGATGGCTATCGCACTGAGGTCAATTTGAACCTCATCCCGTGGTTAAAAGACCTGAGCCAGCGTCTAGAACGGGGCTTTGTCCTGACGATTGACTATGGCTATCCCGCTCGGCAATACTATCATCCCGCCCGCTGCGAGGGCACCCTGCAATGCTACTATCAGCACCGCTGCCACGACAATCCCTACCGCTTTGTCGGCGAGCAGGATATTACGGCTCATGTGGATGTGACGGCCTTGACGCGCTATGGAGAGCAATTTGGCCTTGAAACCCTCTATGTCACCCGCCAGAGTTTATTTCTCATGGCCTTGGGGTTGGGCGATCGCCTGTTAGCGCAACAACGGGTAAATGGCAAGCTGCTGCACGCCCTCAACCGCCATCAATCACTGCACCAACTCATTGATCCCCTTGGTCTTGGTGGCTTTTACGTCGTCCTCCAAGGCAAGCAGGCGACCCTAGACCTCCCACAACTCAGTGACCTAGACGAAAAGTTAATTTAG
- the pruA gene encoding L-glutamate gamma-semialdehyde dehydrogenase, translated as MTGLYEAQTIAIARQLWAANQESRNFFSQLREQMRIEDKLLGWAMEHPGLRVQLFRLIDCLPSLRTKTEVARHLQEYLSDPSVELPEGLKKLLNFAQPDSLPAQAAATTFTTAVQALAHKYIAGETTEQVLKTIGRLRKQGMLVTMDILGEAVITEAEAQRYCDRYLDLMQQLSPLGQREGVNPIQVSVKLTAFYSQFDPLDVAGCRAKVGEPIRRLLHRAQELGVAVHFDMEQYAYKDITLAILKEILLEPEFRDRADVGLTLQAYLRDSYQDAQNLITWVQQRGTPITVRVVKGAYWDQELIKAVQNDWPLPVYQHKQDTDANFERIVELLLSHHTLLRTAVASHNVRSQARAIAIGQHQHIPPTAMECQVLYGMADKLAKALVEAGQTVRVYCPYGELIPGMAYLIRRLLENTANSSFLRQQLGAANIDELLAPPEPTADFGAVNVHLTTGKTSTFVNAANSDYARASQREAIQAALIHVHRQLGQTYTPIINGDRVNTLEYSESLNPSQPEEIVGRVGLATIEDADHAIRAAKAAQAQWQQTPVTERAALLRRAADLLEAQRHELVAWMCYEVGKVVAEGDAEVSEAVDFCRYYADEMERLSSGYDRNFPGETNHYHYQGRGIAVVISPWNFPLAIPTGMTVAALVTGNCTILKPADPAAVVAAKLAEILIAAGFPPGVFQFLPGRGSVIGPYLTKHPDVHLIAFTGSQAVGCRIIAEAAVLQRGQPHIKRVIAEMGGKNAIIIDESADLDQAVAGVVQSAFGYSGQKCSACSRVIVLESIYQPFVQRLVEATKSLNIGPAHLPSTRVGPVVTAAARDRIQEYIAKGQREAELALSVPVPEGGYFVSPTIFTNVPPTATIAQEEIFGPVLSVLRAETFSQAIEIANATAYALTGGLYSRTPSHIQQAKTQFAVGNLYINRGITGAIVDRQPFGGFKLSGIGSKAGGRDYLLQFLEPRVITENVQRQGFAPIAGVDD; from the coding sequence GGCTGGGCAATGGAACATCCGGGGCTGCGGGTGCAACTGTTTCGCCTCATTGACTGTCTGCCAAGTCTGCGCACTAAAACCGAAGTGGCACGCCACTTGCAGGAATACCTCAGTGACCCCAGTGTGGAGTTGCCGGAAGGCCTAAAAAAACTCTTGAACTTTGCCCAGCCGGATTCGCTGCCCGCCCAAGCAGCGGCAACCACTTTCACAACCGCGGTTCAAGCCCTTGCCCATAAGTACATTGCTGGCGAAACCACGGAGCAGGTGCTGAAAACCATTGGCCGCCTACGCAAGCAGGGCATGCTAGTGACGATGGATATTTTGGGGGAGGCGGTGATTACGGAGGCAGAGGCGCAGCGGTATTGCGATCGCTACCTCGACTTGATGCAGCAACTTAGCCCCCTAGGTCAGCGGGAAGGGGTAAATCCCATCCAAGTCTCCGTAAAGTTGACGGCCTTTTACTCGCAGTTTGACCCCTTGGATGTTGCTGGCTGCCGTGCCAAGGTGGGGGAACCGATTCGGCGGCTGTTGCATCGCGCCCAGGAGTTGGGGGTGGCAGTGCACTTTGATATGGAGCAGTATGCCTACAAAGACATTACCTTGGCGATCCTCAAGGAGATTTTGCTGGAGCCAGAGTTTCGCGATCGCGCCGATGTCGGCCTGACACTGCAAGCCTATTTGCGGGATAGTTACCAAGATGCCCAAAACCTGATTACTTGGGTGCAGCAGCGGGGCACACCGATCACTGTTCGAGTTGTCAAGGGCGCCTACTGGGATCAAGAACTGATTAAGGCGGTACAAAATGACTGGCCATTGCCCGTCTATCAACACAAGCAAGATACCGATGCCAACTTTGAACGCATTGTTGAACTGCTCTTGAGTCACCACACGCTTTTGCGCACAGCAGTTGCAAGTCATAATGTGCGCTCCCAAGCACGGGCGATCGCGATCGGCCAACATCAACACATTCCGCCCACAGCCATGGAATGCCAAGTCCTTTACGGCATGGCCGATAAACTGGCCAAGGCTCTTGTGGAAGCGGGGCAAACGGTGCGGGTCTATTGTCCCTATGGCGAGCTGATTCCGGGGATGGCCTACCTGATTCGGCGGCTCTTGGAAAATACGGCAAATAGTTCCTTCTTGCGCCAACAATTGGGAGCGGCAAATATCGACGAGCTATTGGCACCGCCAGAACCAACGGCGGACTTTGGAGCAGTGAACGTCCATCTCACCACGGGTAAGACCTCAACCTTTGTCAATGCAGCCAATAGTGACTACGCCAGAGCCAGCCAGCGGGAAGCGATTCAAGCGGCGCTAATTCATGTCCATCGCCAACTGGGGCAAACCTATACGCCCATCATCAATGGCGATCGCGTGAATACCTTGGAATACAGCGAGTCCCTCAACCCCTCACAGCCAGAGGAAATCGTGGGTCGCGTTGGCTTGGCCACCATTGAGGATGCTGATCATGCCATCCGTGCGGCTAAGGCAGCTCAAGCCCAGTGGCAACAAACGCCAGTGACAGAACGGGCAGCCCTGCTACGGCGGGCGGCGGATCTCCTAGAGGCACAGCGCCACGAACTGGTGGCTTGGATGTGTTACGAAGTGGGCAAGGTGGTGGCCGAAGGGGATGCTGAAGTCTCCGAAGCTGTTGACTTTTGCCGTTACTACGCCGATGAAATGGAGCGCCTCAGCAGCGGCTATGACCGCAACTTTCCCGGCGAAACCAACCATTACCACTATCAGGGGCGCGGGATTGCAGTGGTGATTTCCCCCTGGAACTTTCCTTTGGCCATTCCTACCGGCATGACAGTGGCCGCCCTTGTCACAGGGAACTGTACCATTCTCAAGCCTGCGGATCCGGCGGCTGTGGTTGCGGCTAAACTTGCTGAAATTCTCATTGCCGCTGGTTTTCCGCCGGGGGTCTTCCAGTTTCTCCCCGGCCGTGGCTCCGTGATTGGCCCCTACCTAACCAAACATCCGGATGTGCATCTGATTGCCTTTACTGGCTCCCAAGCGGTGGGCTGCCGCATTATTGCTGAGGCAGCGGTATTGCAACGGGGACAACCCCACATCAAACGGGTTATTGCCGAGATGGGGGGCAAAAACGCGATCATTATTGACGAAAGTGCGGATTTGGATCAGGCGGTGGCAGGGGTTGTACAGTCAGCCTTTGGCTACAGTGGCCAAAAGTGCTCAGCCTGTTCACGGGTGATTGTCCTCGAGTCCATCTATCAACCCTTTGTGCAGCGATTGGTGGAGGCCACAAAATCTCTGAATATTGGGCCTGCCCATTTGCCTAGTACCCGTGTTGGGCCGGTGGTAACCGCCGCTGCCCGCGATCGCATTCAGGAATACATTGCCAAAGGACAGCGAGAGGCAGAACTGGCCTTAAGTGTGCCGGTACCAGAGGGCGGCTATTTTGTTTCCCCCACCATCTTTACCAACGTGCCACCCACCGCCACGATCGCCCAAGAGGAAATTTTTGGCCCTGTCCTCTCGGTACTGCGGGCAGAGACCTTCAGCCAAGCTATTGAAATTGCCAATGCCACTGCCTATGCCCTGACGGGGGGGCTGTATTCGCGGACACCGTCCCACATTCAGCAGGCCAAAACTCAGTTTGCGGTGGGCAACCTCTATATCAACCGTGGCATTACCGGAGCGATTGTGGATCGGCAGCCCTTTGGGGGCTTCAAGCTGTCGGGGATTGGCTCCAAAGCGGGGGGGCGCGATTACCTGCTGCAATTTCTGGAACCGCGCGTCATTACCGAGAATGTGCAGCGCCAAGGGTTTGCTCCAATTGCGGGAGTGGATGATTGA